A single genomic interval of Oncorhynchus gorbuscha isolate QuinsamMale2020 ecotype Even-year linkage group LG25, OgorEven_v1.0, whole genome shotgun sequence harbors:
- the LOC124014400 gene encoding uncharacterized protein LOC124014400 — protein MYNACENARSREWSDGDGYSCHSMAHWASDPPAGERQYLTQQAREHQWLNREDEAAVRAHYNSHQQNSQMDFHGHRTQETQPPPPYHQDHHRSQNIRDRPNLYGPLREPAPPNVTLHCSGERTVTWANHEPHFPSNDFLPPLNFERGHEDISHHHNTDQDYLVGRGVNHNNLHYLESKWQMFDPTHSNGHARGHCHVHSRGHFTECSRGHSRGGSCGNSRGGSSVCSWDGSRGRSSGRSRGGSRGQSSGRSWGGSRGQSSGRSRGGSRGQSSGRSRAHSKAASHGILGPSVPSQALTQKTDNLPGNVALVSHTQTSVTTDQQYAPSPPKPLTETLQEKPPHKHKISLNEIQDWLHSVLRSKNGPINGNNSTQDPSQAQQFSTEKMDILQAGKRHLHSNTKDNQASPPERFSPGDSTIRLEIKSTPRCMTLTAVATTPPPVAIVPPMGPQQSPEPMETENTCNELPFKILRAWSINEQQVESLWERAKDDASSLSVRNEPVQVESFMEYDKPVDASATSSLASTGEDNDEVLQVITQTDKSSPSPYVHTIPQATDVVRTGGTQTIVEVSSNGADERSLVLSTIAEVQFKLRTLQQLVSYREKAATITEAKDGCLEAILEQYWGGETSNLVEALKDKRDKEIMRDVSAWAAEDEEAVVLFAVSGISLGEVVEKFPIQAHVDSSSQVGYRSSWLNVNEKLNDIDKESGRAWSLWFIPDKAEESSKVVGGVKMDDTFHSKMETVEFPARQPVEATDSDLKTNIDLMVVADSSTGTDLPTDADSETESLFPMILTVLTPEDAVKLLAETEAPGADLTTDSNCPTNADLTTDSDTDPLSPMHLTVLTSEDAMRLFCQIENGSDLQLGSHEPCSEDKDEIKTKQPENIESGSLDKSCYCPCIIETDNGFESGLCSSCQRERGLQQGTRCLTIAQCFTLLDTSDNSDQETEEVPKDSGGKATGDNQCRDKKQTQSTEEEGDDNQSCDNKTEGEMQQCTGVIPITDFFFWSDTIEDSDQETEENPNEQHAQIEAHASNVKRTEPETDAKAPCESAQEHTTQSKVSPGSEDREMPQEKDQDCRTSTLPIPKFENPSKLRANIIADKWCSPVEDCGSPAEKYDKVADFVTQYKTCNSKKKVKEKMEKEKTLHPTSSDRQKPKKRHGRAERGQSPSQPPKSSGVKATLNNQRRDKKPHASHKRRHLTESDESRCKDEKRGSSTEKEREGSQSRDNKPPKRRHSTEKESEDNQSRGKKGRLSMEQLGEASQSRDKTSQKGRNSTKTESRNSKEFQCQLVESESDRGSKMSPPCPGVKTLHVLGSSSTTDPLKLSLNIRKKPSTNGSPSTHTEEVPKRPKTKTTYKTSRHHSPAMSVSPVVKERQRNGVKHKQKIKPLKVRLKKLSLPKQIVRKVSPPRQKRVEDRGDPPSLGVMVSKNPDSCKKLKHKAESDLASQQMLSKIPKVLNRNETGKLSKSKRERDSLPHKPKLPRILKLLRTPEVSKDGNERANREETSPSASPESQMLNKPARVAHKPKPCIKPASPNGYSPGSHACSNPARISQQHGNGHFGAKVTARQQVFSDWESSFVPTPTPRTRRRSGCPPEEVEGPQASPRCSSETRIIPSILKRVDSLPKPKRNVSFPLDPMNVHYYNPCEYENHVMFNRSYTDPEDAQPSDDEEEDASVNCQNLKEQSPLREEKQQDVGELKPGPSAACEKSFKRKREMQEPAAILMKKSIVQAKHLTKSLHHEPPKDSRHSARKTGVGYKWSEKQRKRANETEGTPQNASLPHGHHPGSSRNASPHRGYHSSSSQGRRVEPMASHHSSPVGEWNERWSGDL, from the exons ATGTATAATGCTTGTGAAAATGCCAGATCAAGAGAATGGAGCGACGGTGACGGGTACAGCTGCCATAGTATGGCTCACTGGGCAAGTGATCCCCCAGCTGGAGAAAGACAGTACCTCACCCAACAGGCAAGGGAACACCAGTGGCTGAACCGTGAGGATGAAGCTGCCGTGCGGGCCCACTACAACTCCCATCAACAAAACTCTCAGATGGACTTCCATGGACATCGGACACAAGAGACCCAGCCGCCTCCTCCGTATCATCAGGACCATCACAGAAGTCAGAACATAAGGGATAGGCCCAATCTCTATGGACCCTTGAGAGAACCGGCACCTCCTAATGTAACCTTACACTGcagtggagagagaacagtaacgTGGGCTAACCATGAACCCCACTTCCCCAGCAATGACTTTTTACCCCCACTCAACTTCGAAAGAGGGCATGAGGATATTTCCCATCACCATAACACCGACCAGGATTATCTGGTTGGTCGTGGAGTGAATCATAACAATCTCCATTACTTGGAAAGCAAATGGCAGATGTTCGATCCCACCCATTCCAATGGACATGCTAGAGGACATTGCCATGTACATTCAAGGGGACATTTTACTGAATGCTCAAGGGGACATTCTAGGGGTGGTTCCTGTGGAAATTCTAGGGGTGGTTCTAGTGTATGTTCTTGGGATGGTTCCAGGGGTCGGTCTAGTGGACGTTCTCGGGGTGGTTCCAGGGGTCAGTCTAGTGGACGTTCTTGGGGTGGTTCCAGGGGTCAGTCTAGTGGACGTTCTCGGGGTGGTTCCAGGGGTCAGTCTAGTGGACGTTCGAGGGCCCATTCCAAAGCAGCCAGCCATGGTATACTAGGACCTAGTGTTCCTTCCCAAGCTTTAACACAAAAAACAGATAATCTTCCTGGCAATGTTGCTCTTGTTTCTCACACCCAGACCTCTGTCACCACTGACCAGCAAtatgctccctctcctcccaaACCTCTCACTGAGACACTTCAGGAAAAACCTCCTCATAAACATAAGATCTCACTCAATGAAATACAGGACTGGCTCCACAGTGTTTTAAGATCTAAAAATGGACCCATAAATGGGAACAACTCAACACAAGACCCCTCGCAGGCACAACAATTCAGCACAGAGAAGATGGATATTTTACAAGCAGGCAAAAGGCACCTACATAGTAACACCAAAGACAACCAGGCGAGCCCCCCTGAGAGGTTTAGTCCTGGGGACTCCACTATACGGCTGGAGATTAAGTCCACCCCCAGGTGCATGACCCTGACGGCAGTCGCCACCACTCCGCCCCCTGTGGCTATTGTCCCTCCAATGGGTCCACAGCAGTCCCCAGAGCCAATGGAGACAGAGAATACATGCAATGAGCTGCCATTTAAGATTTTACGGGCCTGGTCCATCAACGAACAACAAGTGGAAAGCCTGTGGGAAAGAGCTAAAGATGATGcaagttctctctctgtccgaAATGAGCCGGTTCAAGTTGAGAGTTTTATGGAGTATGATAAGCCTGTAGATGCATCTGCAACAAGTTCACTGGCATCTACTGGAGAGGACAATGATGAGGTCCTTCAggtcatcacacagacagacaagagttCACCTTCACCATATGTCCACACCATCCCTCAGGCAACTGATGTTGTACGCACCGGAGGTACCCAGACAATCGTGGAAGTTAGCTCCAACGGCGCAGATGAGAGATCTCTTGTTTTGTCCACAATTGCTGAAGTTCAGTTCAAGTTACGTACGCTGCAGCAACTGGTTAGTTATCGGGAGAAGGCAGCAACAATCACAGAGGCAAAGGATGGTTGTCTAGAAGCCATATTGGAGCAGTATTGGGGCGGGGAAACCTCTAACCTGGTAGAAGCTTTAAAAGATAAAAGGGATAAGGAAATCATGCGAGATGTGTCTGCCTGGGCCGCAGAGGATGAGGAAGCAGTGGTTCTCTTTGCAGTCAGTGGTATATCACTGGGGGAAGTGGTCGAGAAGTTTCCCATTCAAGCGCATGTTGACAGCTCTTCCCAAGTGGGTTACAGGTCATCCTGGTTAAATGTCAACGAGAAGCTGAATGACATTGACAAAGAATCTGGAAGAGCTTGGTCTCTCTGGTTCATACCAGATAAAGCAGAGGAGAGTTCCAAAGTTGTTGGGGGAGTCAAAATGGATGACACCTTCCACAGCAAGATGGAGACTGTGGAATTTCCTGCACGACAACCTGTTGAAGCAACAGACTCAGACCTCAAAACAAACATAGACCTCATGGTGGTTGCAGACTCCTCAACAGGCACAGACCTCCCAACAGATGCAGACTCAGAGACCGAATCCCTTTTCCCAATGATTTTGACCGTCCTCACACCAGAGGATGCTGTGAAACTGCTTGCTGAAACAGAGGCACCAGGCGCAGACCTCACAACAGACTCAAACTGCCCAACAAATGCAGACCTCACAACCGACTCAGACACAGACCCCCTTTCCCCAATGCATTTGACCGTCCTGACATCTGAGGATGCCATGAGACTGTTTTGCCAGATTGAAAATGGCTCTGACCTCCAACTCGGGTCCCATGAACCATGCTCTGAAGACAAAGACGAGATAAAGACAAAGCAACCAGAGAATATAGAAAGTGGCAGCTTAGATAAGTCCTGCTACTGTCCTTGTATTATTGAAACTGACAATGGGTTTGAAAGTGGCCTATGCTCCAGttgtcagagggagagaggactgcAGCAAGGTACAAGATGCTTAACAATCGCTCAATGCTTTACCCTGTTAGATACAAGCGACAATTCAGATCAGGAGACAGAAGAGGTCCCTAAGGACTCTGGGGGGAAGGCGACTGGGGACAATCAATGCAGGGACAAGAAGCAGACACAATCAACTGAAGAAGAGGGTGATGACAATCAATCCTGTGACAATAAGACGGAGGGAGAAATGCAGCAATGTACAGGTGTCATACCGATCACTGACTTTTTTTTCTGGTCAGATACAATTGAGGATTCAGATCAGGAGACGGAGGAGAACCCTAATGAACAACATGCTCAGATTGAGGCTCATGCTTCTAATGTTAAAAGGACAGAGCCTGAAACTGATGCCAAAGCACCCTGTGAGTCAGCCCAAGAACATACTACCCAAAGCAAAGTCAGTCCTGGTTCTGAGGATCGGGAAATGCCGCAAGAGAAGGACCAAGACTGTAGGACGAGTACATTACCAATTCCCAAGTTTGAAAACCCCTCTAAGTTAAGAGCTAACATCATAGCAGACAAGTGGTGTTCACCTGTAGAGGACTGTGGTTCACCTGCAGAGAAGTATGACAAAGTTGCTGACTTTGTCACTCAATACAAAACCTGCAACTCAAAGAAAAAAGTAAAAGAAAAAATGGAAAAGGAGAAAACCCTCCATCCAACATCATCTGACAGACAAAAGCCCAAGAAACGCCatgggagagcagagaggggacaGTCACCATCCCAACCCCCTAAGAGCTCTGGGGTGAAGGCAACTTTGAATAATCAACGCAGGGACAAGAAGCCACATGCGTCACACAAGAGGAGACATTTGACTGAGAGCGATGAAAGTCGATGCAAAGACGAGAAGAGGGGATCATCAACCGAGAAAGAGCGTGAGGGCAGTCAATCCAGGGACAATAAGCCACCGAAGAGGAGACATTCAactgagaaagagagtgaggacaATCAAAGTAGAGGCAAGAAGGGGAGACTTTCAATGGAACAACTGGGTGAGGCCAGTCAATCTAGGGACAAGACGTCACAGAAGGGGAGAAATTCAACTAAAACTGAAAGCAGGAACTCCAAAGAGTTCCAGTGCCAGTTGGTGGAAAGCGAGAGTGACAGAGGCAGTAAGATGTCACCGCCGTGCCCTGGGGTGAAAACCCTCCATGTGCTGGGATCCTCATCTACCACTgatcctctcaaactctccctaaaCATCCGCAAAAAGCCTTCCACAAATGGCTCACCCTCAACACATACTGAGGAAGTCCCCAAAAGGCCAAAGACTAAAACCACATACAAAACTAGCAGACACCACTCCCCTGCAATGTCGGTGTCTCCTGTTGtcaaagagaggcagaggaacgGTGTGAAACACAAGCAAAAAATTAAACCCCTAAAAGTCAGATTGAAAAAGCTGTCCTTACCCAAACAGATTGTCAGGAAAGTTTCCCCACCAAGGCAGAAgagggtggaggacagaggagacccTCCGAGTTTAGGGGTAATGGTCTCTAAGAATCCTGACTCGTGCAAGAAACTAAAACATAAGGCAGAGAGTGACTTGGCATCCCAACAGATGTTGTCAAAGATTCCGAAGGTGTTGAATAGGAATGAGACAGGAAAGTTGTCAAAAAGCAAGCGTGAGCGCGACTCGCTGCCCCACAAGCCAAAGCTGCCAAGGATTCTGAAGCTTCTAAGAACTCCAGAGGTTTCAAAGGATGGGAATGAGAGAGCGAACAGAGAAGAGACATCTCCCAGTGCTTCACCTGAATCACAAATGCTGAACAAACCTGCAAGAGTGGCACACAAGCCCAAACCTTGTATCAAGCCTGCCAGTCCCAATGGTTATAGCCCAGGTAGTCATGCTTGCTCTAATCCGGCTAGGATATCACAGCAACATGGCAATGGACATTTTGGGGCAAAAGTTACTGCGAGGCAGCAGGTGTTCTCAGATTGGGAGAGCAGCTTTGTCCCGACTCCAACCCCCCGGACTCGTAGACGATCAGGGTGTCCTCCAGAGGAAGTGGAAGGTCCACAGGCCAGTCCCAGGTGCAGCTCGGAGACCAGGATCATTCCATCCATTCTAAAACGTGTCGATTCTCTGCCGAAACCCAAGCGGAATGTCAGCTTTCCCTTGGATCCAATGAACGTGCACTACTACAATCCCTGTGAATATGAAAATCACGTAATGTTCAACCGGTCTTACACAGATCCGGAAGATGCACAGCCTTCTGACGATGAAGAGGAAGATGCTTCTGTGAACTGCCAGAATCTGAAGGAACAGTCCCCTCTTAGGGAAGAGAAGCAGCAAGATGTTGGGGAGCTGAAGCCTGGACCAAGCGCTGCATGTGAAAAGAGCTTCAAAAGGAAGCGGGAAATGCAGGAGCCTGCTGCCATTTTGATGAAGAAGAGCATTGTTCAGGCAAAGCATTTGACAAAGTCTCTCCATCATGAACCTCCAAAAGACTCCAGACACTCGG CAAGAAAAACTGGAGTTGGTTACAAGTGGTcagagaagcagaggaagaggGCCAATGAAACTGAAG GTACCCCTCAGAATGCAAGCCTCcctcacggtcaccatccaggttcctctcggAATGCAAGCCCCCATCGTGGTTACCATTCATCCTCCAGCCAAGGGAGAagagttgagccaatggccagtCACCATAGCTCTCCTGTCGGCGAATGGAACGAGCGGTGGTCAGGAGATTTGTAA